A window of bacterium genomic DNA:
GGAAATCGCCTTTTTAGCTCTCTCTCGGGCTTCACGGACGATCTTCTCCAGAATTTTGTCTTCAGCTGCTTTTTTGGCGGAATCGAATATAAAAAGCAGACTAAGCGACGAGAATCCAAATATTACACTAAACAATTTAACCTCCATTATCAGTTTTACTAAGAATACAACATAATTTTGAAATTTTCAAGTGGATTAATAAAACATTTAAACGTTTATTAGAAAGACGAAACCTGAAAACAGGTTTCGTCTTTTGATGAGAGGATTCAATAAAAAATTATTTGGCTTTAGATGCCGGTAAATCCCTTGGCATCTCCTTCATGTCCATACCATGCCTCATCCCCTCTTCATGCTGATGATTCTTTTCTTCATTATTGAATTTCCCTTGTCTCGACACCTTACTACCCATTCTTTTGCTTTGTCGTAGATCTTTCGCCATCTTTCTTTGTTCGAAAGTCAAGACATCTGAGACATCGAGCATATTTTCGATTTTCAGAATTCCAAGTTTATCTTCAAGCTCATTCACATTCTCAACCTGAGATATTATGGCTTTGCGGTTAAGATCATCGGCATCCATGAGTCTCTGAAGTTCAAGTCTGGCCTTCTCCAGATCAGCATGCATATCAATGCTCTTTTTTTTCATTTCATACCTGAGGTCGTCGATCCTATCCACTTGATCTTGGTTCAGTTCCAAGTGATCGGCCATTTGCTCGATTTTTTGTCCTCGGGAAACTCCGGGTCGGTCTTTATTCATCCCTCCCTTCGCATGAAAAGCTAGGATACTTCCTGCGAGCATCATCGTCGAGAATAATAAGACCTTTGTCCACCATGTTCCGGTCATTTTTCCTCCTTCATTTATTATTTGAGGGCATACGATAATCTCTTCTTTTGTCGTTGCGTACACCCATATCGATTACACCTCTTATCTCCTTGTCGAAATTCTTTTCAAAAAGGAGTAATTTGGCTCTTTGTTTCACATCTAATACATCGTTTAATTTATTAAAAAACTCCAAATCAGTCGCCAGTCTA
This region includes:
- a CDS encoding periplasmic heavy metal sensor produces the protein MTGTWWTKVLLFSTMMLAGSILAFHAKGGMNKDRPGVSRGQKIEQMADHLELNQDQVDRIDDLRYEMKKKSIDMHADLEKARLELQRLMDADDLNRKAIISQVENVNELEDKLGILKIENMLDVSDVLTFEQRKMAKDLRQSKRMGSKVSRQGKFNNEEKNHQHEEGMRHGMDMKEMPRDLPASKAK